The following are from one region of the Ignavibacteriota bacterium genome:
- a CDS encoding response regulator — MLSSKIDFVSKYNDLVLYALSAAKEFPDNLCDYLVNEFEFEAVIITKIKDKTFELLGKSTLAKKSLKNGTEITCKHCQTVQIPTTEVTFEINPQCEIIAAEMVVFEGCLYIPVSNDEKVILKIAKQTEFTNVEKDNLIIIGNTIRNLLRLWMGKKGGLSYTISDIITTISPEIRTPINSILGFASLLNEENLSLTQHEYLSTLKENAYDLLSLLNDLIELVKLETFKGVEEDTEINILNFFHDILKLFEDKNYRNRIEIISNIDKGLPHSVKCNSHKLQYIVTNLITISLRLTERGKISVAVFSPEKDRLTVRIADTGVGIPSDKMKDIYNPFALTDQFITTVGSTTGLGLTLIKRYVDFLNGELDITSTIGKGTTFNLTIPVEEISIIEKQISSLPKPDFTNKVLVVEDDYATSKLLSNYLHKWGYEPTIVNSAEQTLKVLQKDQYLAILMDIVLPDANGLELLQRIREIKTAKSTPVIVCSVEAEQQKAFLMGAVEYFIKPVNYKYLIEVLTNYRLRKDSNILLVDDDIPSLNLLKEAVERNGFKALAYSDSTQVLDSIQNIHLDLAIIDLDMPEMDGIELIEKIKYLEVFKNLPIIIYTGKENFEEDIKRIDGLFENLLRKSSTSIEDLQETINQMINRYEEPSAQEDVKEKKDTVKILLVEDYKHSQIIVTRLLKKNDFESIVVVENGQEALDAVKQQHYDLILMDMQMPVMNGFEATRKIRELKDYKDTPIVALTAFAMKGDREKCLDAGATDYIPKPIDSHEFIQKVKYYTEKKLVTR, encoded by the coding sequence ATGTTAAGTTCAAAAATCGATTTTGTTTCCAAGTATAACGATCTTGTACTTTATGCACTCTCCGCAGCTAAAGAATTTCCTGATAATCTTTGTGATTATCTTGTCAATGAATTTGAATTCGAGGCAGTAATAATAACTAAGATTAAGGACAAGACTTTTGAGCTATTAGGTAAATCTACTTTAGCTAAAAAATCACTTAAGAATGGAACAGAAATAACTTGTAAACATTGTCAGACAGTACAAATCCCTACAACTGAAGTCACATTTGAAATAAATCCTCAATGCGAAATTATTGCAGCAGAAATGGTGGTATTTGAAGGATGCTTATACATTCCGGTTTCCAACGATGAGAAAGTTATACTTAAAATTGCAAAGCAAACTGAATTTACAAACGTCGAGAAAGATAATCTGATCATTATCGGGAATACAATCAGAAATCTGTTGCGTCTTTGGATGGGTAAGAAAGGTGGTTTAAGTTATACAATAAGTGATATAATTACTACAATCAGTCCCGAGATAAGAACTCCCATCAACAGTATTCTTGGATTTGCTTCATTGCTCAATGAAGAAAATTTATCACTGACTCAACACGAATATCTTTCTACTTTAAAAGAAAATGCTTATGATCTGCTTTCACTGCTTAATGACCTTATTGAGCTTGTTAAGCTTGAAACTTTTAAAGGTGTTGAAGAAGATACTGAAATCAATATTTTAAACTTTTTTCATGATATTCTAAAACTATTCGAAGATAAAAATTACAGAAACAGAATTGAAATTATATCAAATATTGATAAGGGATTACCTCATTCAGTTAAATGCAATTCACACAAACTTCAATATATAGTTACTAACCTGATTACGATCTCACTTCGTTTAACAGAAAGAGGCAAAATCAGTGTGGCAGTTTTTTCACCTGAAAAGGATAGACTGACAGTTAGAATAGCTGATACCGGTGTTGGAATACCATCGGATAAGATGAAAGATATTTACAATCCTTTCGCACTTACCGATCAATTTATAACTACTGTCGGAAGTACAACCGGTTTGGGTTTGACTTTAATAAAACGATATGTCGATTTCTTGAATGGTGAGCTTGACATTACTAGCACTATTGGAAAAGGCACTACTTTCAACTTAACAATTCCTGTTGAAGAAATATCAATAATAGAAAAACAGATAAGCAGTCTGCCAAAACCGGATTTCACAAACAAGGTTCTCGTTGTTGAAGATGATTATGCAACATCCAAGTTACTATCAAATTATCTTCACAAGTGGGGATATGAACCGACTATTGTGAATTCTGCTGAACAAACATTAAAAGTACTTCAGAAGGATCAGTATCTGGCGATATTAATGGATATTGTTTTACCGGATGCAAATGGATTGGAATTACTTCAGAGGATACGCGAAATAAAAACTGCCAAATCAACTCCTGTTATTGTTTGCTCTGTTGAAGCAGAACAACAGAAAGCATTTCTTATGGGAGCAGTTGAATATTTTATAAAACCTGTCAACTATAAATATCTTATCGAGGTATTAACTAATTACCGGTTAAGGAAGGATTCAAATATTCTTCTGGTTGATGATGATATTCCAAGTTTGAATTTGCTAAAGGAAGCAGTTGAAAGAAATGGATTTAAAGCACTTGCTTATTCTGATTCAACGCAAGTATTGGATTCAATTCAAAACATTCATCTTGATCTTGCTATAATTGATCTCGACATGCCCGAAATGGATGGAATAGAACTGATTGAAAAGATAAAATATCTGGAAGTCTTTAAAAATCTTCCTATCATTATTTACACCGGTAAAGAAAATTTTGAAGAAGATATAAAACGAATTGATGGCTTATTCGAAAATCTTTTACGCAAAAGCAGTACAAGCATTGAAGACCTGCAGGAAACAATTAATCAAATGATTAATCGCTACGAAGAACCATCAGCTCAGGAAGATGTAAAAGAGAAGAAAGATACAGTTAAAATCCTTTTAGTTGAGGATTATAAACATTCACAGATTATTGTAACACGTCTGCTCAAGAAAAATGATTTTGAATCTATAGTAGTTGTTGAAAACGGACAGGAAGCACTTGATGCAGTAAAACAACAACATTATGACCTGATACTGATGGATATGCAAATGCCCGTGATGAATGGATTTGAAGCTACAAGAAAAATCAGGGAGCTCAAAGATTATAAAGATACACCAATAGTTGCTCTTACTGCTTTTGCAATGAAAGGCGATAGAGAGAAATGTTTGGACGCAGGCGCAACAGATTATATTCCGAAACCGATCGACAGCCACGAGTTCATCCAAAAAGTTAAATACTACACAGAGAAAAAGCTGGTTACCAGATAA
- a CDS encoding glutamate--tRNA ligase, which translates to MNKITPRVRFAPSPTGYLHIGGLRTALYNYLFAKHLNGKLILRIEDTDRKRFVEGAIENLIDTLNWAEIKFDEGPGIDGNFGPYLQSERLKIYKELVEKLVAEENAYYCFCTPERLEKLKEEQQKQKLPQAKYDKHCLNLNKSEVEEKLKSQIPFVIRLNVKPNQKIIFTDVIRESVQFDTENIDDQVLLKSDGYPTYHLANVVDDHLMGITHVIRGEEWLSSTPKHIILYDYFGWEKPVFAHLPLLLNPDKTKLSKRQGDVAVEDYRDKGYLKEALINFVALLGWNYGDDKEYYEMDELIEKFSLERVHKAGAVFNLEKLNWLNFEHLRRKPDDVVLQWLKEEIRKSELSFKSFSDDYLIKVISAMKERVSFVKEYLTKSLYFFEAPNQYEEQNLKKRWKEDSAELLGKLAQKFEQINNPSKEDYEKALDELSVQLNINKGKLVHPLRIAVSGIGEGPGVFDIITILGKEETLKRINTALQKLS; encoded by the coding sequence ATGAACAAAATAACTCCAAGAGTGCGATTTGCCCCAAGTCCAACAGGTTATCTTCATATTGGTGGATTGCGAACTGCATTATACAATTATTTATTCGCTAAACATCTAAATGGAAAACTCATACTCAGAATTGAAGATACTGATAGAAAAAGATTTGTTGAAGGTGCTATCGAAAACCTGATTGATACATTAAATTGGGCAGAAATTAAGTTTGATGAAGGTCCGGGGATTGACGGAAATTTTGGTCCTTACTTGCAATCAGAACGATTGAAAATTTATAAAGAACTTGTGGAGAAACTTGTTGCAGAAGAAAATGCATATTATTGTTTTTGCACTCCTGAACGTCTCGAAAAATTAAAGGAAGAACAGCAGAAACAAAAACTTCCTCAGGCAAAATATGATAAGCATTGCCTCAATCTGAATAAAAGTGAAGTCGAAGAAAAATTAAAATCGCAAATTCCATTTGTAATCAGATTAAACGTTAAGCCCAATCAAAAAATTATTTTTACTGATGTCATCAGAGAATCTGTTCAGTTCGATACTGAAAATATTGACGACCAGGTTTTGCTAAAAAGTGACGGCTATCCGACTTATCACCTCGCAAATGTGGTTGATGATCATCTGATGGGAATCACTCACGTCATTAGAGGTGAAGAATGGCTTTCATCAACTCCTAAACATATTATTCTTTATGATTATTTTGGCTGGGAAAAACCTGTCTTTGCACACCTCCCTCTCCTTTTAAATCCAGACAAAACAAAACTGAGTAAAAGACAAGGAGATGTTGCTGTTGAAGATTACAGAGATAAAGGATATCTGAAAGAAGCATTGATTAATTTTGTTGCACTACTTGGCTGGAACTATGGTGATGATAAAGAATACTACGAAATGGATGAATTAATAGAAAAATTTTCACTTGAGCGTGTACACAAGGCGGGAGCTGTATTTAATCTGGAAAAACTGAACTGGCTTAATTTTGAACATCTCCGAAGAAAACCTGATGATGTTGTTCTTCAATGGTTAAAAGAAGAAATACGAAAATCGGAATTAAGCTTTAAATCATTCAGTGATGATTATCTGATCAAAGTTATTTCCGCAATGAAGGAAAGAGTATCCTTTGTAAAAGAATATTTGACTAAAAGTTTATATTTTTTCGAAGCTCCGAATCAGTACGAAGAACAAAATCTGAAGAAACGATGGAAAGAAGATTCAGCGGAATTACTTGGAAAGCTTGCGCAAAAATTTGAGCAGATTAATAACCCATCGAAGGAAGATTATGAAAAAGCGCTTGATGAACTATCAGTTCAATTAAATATCAATAAAGGAAAACTTGTTCACCCGTTAAGAATTGCAGTCTCCGGAATCGGCGAAGGACCAGGAGTTTTTGATATCATCACAATTCTCGGTAAAGAAGAAACACTTAAAAGAATTAATACTGCACTTCAAAAATTGAGTTAA
- a CDS encoding helix-hairpin-helix domain-containing protein gives MKNSCHIFFFTAGIILFTTNHLIAQTDSSYLTTEEILEDILQEPVGEVDESDLYEQLELLMLNPINLNTASVDELLKIPIMEISAAQLIVEHRNKYGYFFSLNELNTIENLDKSVVQKITPFLYIEKETEVGIEPTGTFDSLIDGTNIFLRSRIINSLQTNEGFTKNKYIGTKPKTYSRLLVKYSDHFQAGYLADKDAGEIDFNEFSSFHVAANDLGFIDKAVLLDYLLEFGQGLTFWSPYAYSKGADAIVPVKRTDRNIRPYTSSTENNFFRGAASAFRFKNFIITGFYSNNDFDANIDTVTGKITSAPIDGLHRTTNEILKRDAANEKLFGGRLDYFYRNLLKLGVIHYQSQVSNEFQPSMAYDISGDKFNYTAASYNLLLDRFNFSGEFSYNTISVASINMMELLISNNFTFATSFRNYPRNFYSIHGYAFGERNGATQNEVGLYTGFKWRSPVGLLNFYYDQFKMPFATYFNPTSTQGDEYLVDFLSKPIQKFEVRGRYKYENKEITEGMDNSKNVVKRLRQVFRGELIYSISNKIRLRGRFEYNTFRISQTGYQETGYLLFQDIRYSPTANLNIYGRIIFFRTDSFDSAIYEYENNLTGVLTNVPLYYEGIRWYLLIRFRPHKIFTVSAKYAETFKPQEKSLGSGDNTIQGNLDNTFSLQIDVNL, from the coding sequence TTGAAAAATTCTTGTCACATATTTTTCTTCACTGCCGGTATAATCCTTTTTACCACGAATCATTTGATTGCGCAGACTGATTCTTCCTATCTCACTACAGAAGAAATCCTGGAAGATATTTTGCAGGAACCGGTAGGTGAAGTTGACGAATCAGATTTATATGAACAGTTGGAACTGCTGATGCTCAACCCGATTAATTTGAATACTGCAAGTGTTGATGAATTGCTGAAGATTCCAATTATGGAGATTTCAGCAGCACAATTAATTGTTGAACACAGAAATAAATATGGATATTTTTTTTCGTTGAATGAACTTAACACAATTGAAAATTTAGATAAATCTGTTGTTCAAAAAATTACTCCATTTCTCTATATTGAAAAAGAAACGGAAGTAGGAATTGAACCAACAGGTACATTCGACTCATTAATTGATGGGACGAATATTTTTTTAAGAAGCAGAATAATAAATTCACTTCAAACAAATGAAGGATTCACTAAGAACAAATATATCGGAACAAAACCAAAAACTTACAGCAGACTTCTCGTAAAGTACAGCGATCATTTCCAGGCAGGTTATCTGGCAGATAAGGACGCTGGAGAAATTGATTTCAACGAATTCTCTTCATTCCATGTTGCTGCTAATGATCTTGGATTTATTGATAAAGCAGTGCTTCTCGATTATTTACTGGAGTTCGGGCAGGGACTTACATTCTGGAGTCCGTATGCATATTCAAAAGGTGCTGATGCAATAGTACCGGTAAAGCGAACCGATAGAAATATCAGACCGTACACTTCTTCAACTGAGAATAATTTTTTCCGTGGTGCTGCATCTGCATTTCGTTTTAAAAATTTTATCATAACAGGATTTTATTCAAATAATGATTTCGATGCGAACATTGACACTGTGACCGGGAAAATAACTTCTGCACCTATTGATGGATTACACCGAACTACAAATGAAATTTTAAAACGCGACGCTGCAAATGAAAAATTATTTGGTGGACGTCTTGATTATTTTTATAGAAACTTATTAAAACTTGGCGTAATACATTACCAATCGCAAGTCAGTAATGAATTTCAACCATCAATGGCGTATGATATCTCCGGTGATAAATTTAATTATACCGCTGCCTCATATAATCTGCTTCTTGATCGATTCAACTTCTCAGGTGAATTTTCTTACAACACTATTTCTGTTGCGTCAATAAATATGATGGAACTTTTAATCAGTAATAATTTTACATTCGCTACATCTTTCAGGAACTATCCAAGAAATTTTTATAGTATTCATGGATATGCATTCGGAGAAAGAAATGGAGCTACTCAGAATGAAGTTGGTCTTTACACTGGATTCAAGTGGAGATCACCTGTTGGACTTTTGAATTTTTATTATGATCAATTCAAAATGCCTTTCGCAACATATTTCAATCCTACATCAACTCAGGGTGATGAATATTTAGTTGATTTTCTGTCGAAACCTATTCAAAAATTTGAAGTCCGCGGCAGATATAAATATGAGAATAAAGAGATCACAGAAGGTATGGATAATTCAAAAAACGTAGTGAAAAGATTAAGACAGGTTTTTCGTGGAGAACTTATTTATTCTATCTCAAATAAAATCAGGCTCAGAGGAAGGTTCGAATACAATACATTCAGAATTTCTCAGACTGGTTATCAAGAAACAGGTTACTTACTGTTCCAGGATATTCGTTACTCACCAACAGCTAATCTAAATATTTACGGCAGAATTATTTTCTTCCGAACAGATTCATTTGATTCTGCAATTTATGAATATGAAAATAATCTGACCGGTGTTTTAACAAATGTTCCGCTTTATTATGAAGGAATAAGATGGTATCTGCTTATTCGATTCAGACCTCACAAAATTTTTACAGTATCGGCTAAATATGCAGAAACATTTAAACCACAAGAAAAATCGTTAGGATCCGGCGATAATACTATTCAAGGAAATCTTGACAACACATTTTCATTACAAATAGATGTTAACCTTTGA